GGATGCTTTCAATGTACTGCTGGCTGAGCAGCAGCTTGCCGTAGCTAGCGGCACCTACATCAGGCAGGCCGGGCGTCGCCGTGAGCGCGTGCAGCTCGGTTTGATCTTCAGCGAAGGCCAAGCAGTTGTTGAGGTACACGGCGTCAGTGGCGGCGAGCTTGCCTAGGTCGGCCTCGGTGAGGTCGGTGAGCACGCACAGCACCGGAGTGGTGGTATCCGTGCCCGCCATCAAGCGCAAGTACTGCGCGGTGGTCACGTCACGCCAGCTGGTGGGCACAGTAAGCTCGGTGTTGGGGCGGCCGTCGGAGTAGGTGAGGGTGAAGGTTTGGGGCATAGCTAGTTGATAAGCGAGGCGGGGGCGGATTTGCGGCGGTCGGTCGCCTTTGGCAAGCGGTTTAGCGCTACATAGCGCAGCGCATCAATGCAGTGGTTGAAAGCATCCACCGGCTCATTGGTCGCCTTGCCACTGAGGCGGTCAACCTTCCATTTGTAGTTGCTGAGCTCCTTGCGCAGGTTCACGCTGCCCACGGTCACATTCAGCCGGTAGCGGTGCAACAAGTCTAGGCCTGCGCGTACCGAGTCGGGGCCTTTCTGGGCGGGCTCTACGGAGAGGCGCAGGCGCTGCAAGTCGGTGATGCTCTTGGGCTCCGCTGAGTCGGCAATGATATCCCAGCGCGTGCCAGCGGGGCGGGCCGTAACCCGGCGCAGGCGCTCGGCGATATCGGTGTTGGTGAGGCCAGTCTCATACAGCACCTCGTCTGCCCACAGCTCGCCAGCACCTAGGTACAAGTCGACGGCCGTTGTAGGGTCGTTGGTGAAACCGAAGTCGAGCCCCGTGCCGAGGTACTTGGCGCCGGCGGGTATGCCGGTGGTAGCTAGGTGCCAGTCACGCAGTACCAAGCCTTCAATCTTGCCAGTCAGGCCCCGCGCGTACACCTTCCAGAGCTCTTCGTCCTTTTGCTTGAGGGCTTCGATCTTCTCGCGCTGCTGGGGCCGCACGAACGGGTTGTGAATGTGATAGGATATCAGCTGCTCGACATTGGGCTTGCCCAGAAGCTGCTCATGCACCCAGAACTCAGCGTTGGGGTTGTAGTCGATAAAGCTTTGCTCACTACGCATGTACAGCTCTTCGAACACGCCGTAGGGGATGCCGTTGGCCTCATTCACAAAGAGGTACTTGCGCTTGCCGCTCTTGGCATCCTGGGGGCTGTCGTAGCTCTTGAACTCCATCACGCACCCATTGTGAAAGGTGAAGGTGTGGTCGCTCTTGTTGTAGCTCTTAATCAGGCGTTGCAGCTCGGGGCTGTTGTGGTAAATCTCGTTGGCATCCCGAATAGCACCCGCCTTGAGGTTGGGGATATCTTGCCCGCATACCGTGGCCACAGCCCGCTTATCATCGGCGAGCTTAGCAAACAGGGCTTGCAGGATGGTGTAGGTCTTGCCCGACCACGTGCCGCCTTGATTCACTACCACTTCGGCCGTGCTGTGCAGGTTGGGCTCAAACAGGTCGCCGGTCTTAAACATTATCGGCGGCCTCCTTCTCGCTACGGGCAATGGGCACACCGGAAGAGATGACTTCTACCTTGGCATTGATGACGGCAGTAGCAGCGGCCTGGGTATTGTCCTTCTCAAAGATGCCATGCACGCGGCCCATGTCACGCAAGGCGCCAAGGGCGTCGTACATCTCGACTTTGATACCGAACTCTGAGGGCTGCCACGACTTGATGCGGTTGCGTTCTTTGGCCTGGGCTAGCTTCACGAGGTCGAGCTCAGCACGGTCGACCAGCTCGGGTTTGCCATTGACTACCGTGGTGGCATCGGGGTCACGGTCGAGTTGCATCTGCCAGCGTAGCACCTGTAAGCGCTTCTTGTTGATGTCGTACTGCTTGTCGCTTAGGTAGGCTACTCTCTGTTCACCGATAAAGCCAAGGATATCGACAGACCGAGCGGCGTATTCTTCGTCAAATGCAATTTCTTTCTCAAGCAGCGCAATTGCCTCCGCCAGTGGCTGGGCAATCTTGGGCGTGTGCTCAACCTTTTTAACGACAACGAAGTCATTTACTGAGGTTTGGGCTATCTCTGATATGAGCTTGGTGGTCTCACCTGCACTCAGGCTAAGCGTCGTTAGGCGCTCATCAATAGCCGCCCGAATATGAGGTTTTCTGAGGTTCTCATAAGCTATTTCAGCCGCTGCGCTGTCGCTATAGCCAGCCCGTATTGCCGCTTGAGTACCATTCCAGTCCACGCAATACTCTTCGACAAAGCGCTGTTGCTTGTCAGTTAGCTTGGGGGTATTGGGGGCATCGGCGGACATAGTAGTAAAGTTGCACCCTGCCTAGGCGGGGCTTGTGTTAGGCAATAGACTTTTGTTGCACAGTAGCACAATTGCCAGCCAAGGGCAGTGCCGCCGCCAGTGTATACAGATCAAGATGCTCAGTGTGGGGCGTGAGCCGAAACACGATGCGCTTCACGCTCTCGGGCTGATCGGCGAAGAGCAGGGCCGCCCGGTAAGGGGCACGAAAGCGCAGGCTGCCCCGGTCGTTGCGACCCACCAGATTACAGCAGGATCCCGCCCGCCGGTCCAGCTGCCAGGGTACGTAGCGCGTGGCGGGTGGCAGTAAATCAACCTGCTGGTGGCGCTCGTGCATCAAGCGCGTGGCTTCGCCGTTGAGGTTGACAAAGCCATCGCGGTACACAGTCAGCAGCGGCACATCGTGGATAAGTGGCATAGAACGAATAGCTAGGTCCCGCCCCGGCTGCCCGGGGACGGGCTACGCGCGGGGCGGGAATGTGGGCGAGGGAGGTTAACAGTCGCTTTGGCCTTGGCTTTCCACCTTGGCTATCTGACTGCCAATATTGCTCGCTGGCACATCATAAGAGCGGGCATCCCGAATAGGCTGCGGCTTCACCGTGTTATGCGTGCTACAAGCCGGGCACTGCACATAGAAATGCGCACTCAGGTTGATGAACTCATTGCCATCGGAGTGCTTCACGTCGCCTTGTTCGACCTCCAGAATGGAGTGACAATTCGTGCAGGTAAGGCGAAACGGGTAGATAAATCGGTTGTTGGCGGTGTTGTTTTGGATGATTTTCATTTCTGTGCGTCCTGTAGTTGATTCGTGAAATTCCGCGTGCTGTGCTCTCGCAGGCCGTGCTTGGCACACAGCTGCTTGAACTCTTCGATGAAGGCGGGGCTAATGGCAGGGCTCGGCTGGGCAATGCAGCGGGTGCCGACCTCGGCGTGCTGCACGATGCCGTAGGCGCCGGGGTGTGGGTTAGTAGCCATTCTTAGCTAGGAACTTATCCAGTTGACAGCAGCCCCCGCACTTCTTGTAGGTCGGTGGCACCGTGGCCACCAACCTCGCTTTGTAGCTAGGCCAGTCCTCCAGGTACACCACCTCGGGCATGGGTACGGGCTTACCGGCCTCGCAGAGCTGCACGTCGCGCAGGGCCTCGGCTTTGGAGTCACGGCCGGCGAAGGTAGCGCCGGTGCGGGTGTGGGCGCCGTAGTAGCGCAGCACGCCCAGCGGGCCGGGGAAGGCGTGTACGTGGCCGACGACGGCGTACACCTCGGTTGATTCGGTATTCATAGCTAGGCGTTGAGGGTGTGCCAGCGTTCGAGTTGCTGACGGCGAATGATTTCTTCACGAATGCGAGTCTGCTGGTTCGGGTAGAGCTTGAGCAGGCGGTGCAGGTCCGGAGTGGCCTCGCTACGCAGGCGGGCCGTGATTTTATCGGAGACGAGGGAAGGATGTAGGGTAGTCATGGGAGTTAGGAGCGAAAGGCGCGCTGCACGCGGTAGCTGTAGAAGCGGCGCAGGCGACGAAAGCGGGCCGCGGGGAGGTAGTAGGTCATGGAATAGCAACGACAGTAGGCACGGGCTCTTTAGAGTAATGCAGCGCTGGGTAGCTATGCACGTTATTGATGCCTTCACGCTGGTTACGCTCGTAGTAGATAGCCTTGTAGATTTCGTAGGCTATTTGCGCCTGCTGCTGCTCGGGCTTATCGTTCCAGCCCACGCCATAGCTGGCGCCGCGCATGAGCTCGGGAAAGAGCAGCTGCTTGATATGGTCGCAGGCACGGCGCAGCTCTTCGTAATCGCGGTCTTTGTTTTCAGGTCGCCATTTGATGGCATCGGGCATGTCGATTTGCCCGATGAGCGTGCGCATGAAGAATTCCAAGGCTTCCGCTGTAATGTGCGCTTGTCGCTCGGAGAGGGTGATTTGAATGTTCATGCGGCAGGGGCTTCTTGGTCGGGCTCGGGAGTTACTTCCATCGTTTGGCGGGTCTGCTCGGCAGCCCACTCGGCGCGGTAGCGGCGGTACTCGTCTTCATCGAAGGCTGGCTTCTCGGGCGCAATGGCCTGCTTGAACTTGGCGGCATCTTCGGGCGAGAGGCTGGCGAGCATATCCGGGGCGGGCTGGGCCTTCTGCTGGCGGTGCTCGGCTTCCAGCTCCACGGCCTTGGCGTCGAAGTACTTGTTCAGCACTTCCATCACGGTCTGCACGGACAGGGCGTTGTAGAAGGTGGTGCCGTTCCACTTGGCTTCTTTCAGGGCCAGCATCACGTCTTTGAGGCTGTCGTGGCTGTACTTGAGCAGTACCATCTCGGCGCACTCAATCAAATCGGCCGCTTCCATGCCCTCTTTCACCTTGAGCGAGTCCTGAAAGGCTTTGAGCGTGAACACGAGCAGCTTCAGGGTTTCTTTCTCGCCGAGGTTGCGCTTCACCTGAAAGAGCTTCGGGGCGGCGTAGGCAGCTTGGCGCGTGAGGCCTGACTGAATGTCGACGAGCAGCAGCTTCATCTTGCCCAGGTCCGTGGCGCCAGTGGCCAGGCTAACTGCCGTACTTTGCTTCAAAGTAGCTATCAACAGCTGCTCCGACGTCGGCGAGGGATTCGGACTTGTGGCCACCACCGTAGCCGTTGCGTTGCGGGTTTCCATGGGTCGGGTCGAAAGGCGTGCTCTGATTGCGTTTGTAGATTTCGTACTTGGCCGGGGTGTCATCGAAGACCAGGCCGGTGTAGCCGTTGGTGAGGGCTTTGTCGAAGAGTTGGTGGCAGAATCCCTCGTCGAAGGCGCCGAGCTTGTCAAGCATCTTTTGCAGCGAGGCGGGTTTGAGCTTGTCGCGCTTGGCTTGGCGGTAGGCAAGCCACTCGGCCCACTCGGCGCGGAACGTGTCCGTAGCCCAGGCCGGGAAGATGAGCGCCGGCGCCGCGCCCCCCTTGGTGTGCGAAGCCGGAGCGTTGCTTTTAGCTGGCGGGCTAACTTCCTCGGCGAAGTCAGCTGACAAAACTTGTTCAGCCTCGTGCGCCACTTCCGTAGCGATAGCGGAGGAAGGTTGTGTTTCTGTTTTTACTACAGAACTAGTATTACTATTTAATAAGGCACCGGAATTTTTCCGGTCAACTCCTGCCTTATCCGGCGTATTACCCGCGAATTGACCGGAAAAATTCCCTTCCATTCCTGGGTAATCCGAGGAAGATTGACCGGAATTTTTCCGGTCAACTTCGGGGCTATACAGTTCGGTAGTGGTGTTAATCATCCACACAGCGGCGCGGGTCTTATTGCCGGCTTCGTAGCGAAGCAGGCCCCGGGCTTCTAGTCCCTTGCGGGCCGCGTCGACCGTCTTATCATCTAGGCTCAGGTCGGCCCCTACTTGCTTGGTGGAGCGCGGCATGCTCTTCTTTTTCCACCACTCCTTATTAAAGCGGTACAGCCAATAGATATACAGCTTGTACTGCGCAGGGCTGAACGGCTGTTCAGCTTCCATCTGCATGAAGCGGTCGAGCAGTTGAAAGAAGTCCATGCGCGTAGGTAAAACAGGTGGATTATAGCCGCCTTCGGTACTGCGAAAGCGCTGGGCGGTGGCG
This Hymenobacter sp. GOD-10R DNA region includes the following protein-coding sequences:
- a CDS encoding PBSX family phage terminase large subunit produces the protein MFKTGDLFEPNLHSTAEVVVNQGGTWSGKTYTILQALFAKLADDKRAVATVCGQDIPNLKAGAIRDANEIYHNSPELQRLIKSYNKSDHTFTFHNGCVMEFKSYDSPQDAKSGKRKYLFVNEANGIPYGVFEELYMRSEQSFIDYNPNAEFWVHEQLLGKPNVEQLISYHIHNPFVRPQQREKIEALKQKDEELWKVYARGLTGKIEGLVLRDWHLATTGIPAGAKYLGTGLDFGFTNDPTTAVDLYLGAGELWADEVLYETGLTNTDIAERLRRVTARPAGTRWDIIADSAEPKSITDLQRLRLSVEPAQKGPDSVRAGLDLLHRYRLNVTVGSVNLRKELSNYKWKVDRLSGKATNEPVDAFNHCIDALRYVALNRLPKATDRRKSAPASLIN
- a CDS encoding terminase small subunit, whose amino-acid sequence is MSADAPNTPKLTDKQQRFVEEYCVDWNGTQAAIRAGYSDSAAAEIAYENLRKPHIRAAIDERLTTLSLSAGETTKLISEIAQTSVNDFVVVKKVEHTPKIAQPLAEAIALLEKEIAFDEEYAARSVDILGFIGEQRVAYLSDKQYDINKKRLQVLRWQMQLDRDPDATTVVNGKPELVDRAELDLVKLAQAKERNRIKSWQPSEFGIKVEMYDALGALRDMGRVHGIFEKDNTQAAATAVINAKVEVISSGVPIARSEKEAADNV
- a CDS encoding CXXC-containing zinc-binding protein — protein: MKIIQNNTANNRFIYPFRLTCTNCHSILEVEQGDVKHSDGNEFINLSAHFYVQCPACSTHNTVKPQPIRDARSYDVPASNIGSQIAKVESQGQSDC